A stretch of Arachis hypogaea cultivar Tifrunner chromosome 15, arahy.Tifrunner.gnm2.J5K5, whole genome shotgun sequence DNA encodes these proteins:
- the LOC112750115 gene encoding uncharacterized protein, protein MSRTCSQCGNNGHNSRTCTDASLAAGSVSGGGTPQRENGIMLFGVRLTTTEGTSSSFRKSASMGNLSQFDQQPPQDPIVADAGYVSDDVVHASGRSRERKRGVPWTEEEHKLFLLGLHKVGKGDWRGISRNFVKTRTPTQVASHAQKYFLRRHNQNRRRRRSSLFDITTDTVMESSGMMEEQVEQETVAPPTPSTYNNLSSSTFPMALSCVMLPLAAKPIRPTPILPVPPSSKMANLNLKEKITLNTEFRPPPFVLNLGTQQFRNQSPDENNDRSSPSSSSTSSFQAGNFTGGGDSIISVA, encoded by the exons ATGTCTCGCACGTGCTCACAGTGTGGAAATAACGGGCACAACTCCCGCACATGCACAGACGCTTCTCTCGCTGCCGGATCGGTCTCCGGCGGCGGAACCCCTCAAAGAGAGAACGGCATCATGCTCTTCGGCGTAAGACTCACCACCACCGAAGGGACCTCATCGTCATTCAGAAAAAGTGCTAGTATGGGTAATTTGTCACAGTTTGATCAACAACCACCGCAGGATCCAATCGTTGCTGACGCCGGCTATGTGTCCGATGACGTCGTTCACGCCTCCGGCCGCAGCCGCGAGCGCAAACGAG GTGTTCCTTGGACTGAAGAGGAGCACAAATTGTTCTTGTTGGGTTTGCACAAGGTTGGAAAAGGTGACTGGAGAGGAATTTCTAGAAATTTTGTGAAGACTCGGACTCCAACTCAGGTTGCTAGTCACGCACAGAAATATTTCCTCCGCCGCCACAATCAGAACCGCCGCCGCAGAAGATCTAGTCTGTTTGATATCACCACTGATACG GTGATGGAATCCTCTGGCATGATGGAAGAGCAAGTTGAGCAAGAAACTGTTGCGCCACCCACACCCTCTACATACAACAACTTATCTAGCTCTACTTTCCCCATGGCTTTATCTTGTGTGATGTTGCCATTAGCTGCCAAACCAATAAGGCCAACGCCTATTTTGCCTGTGCCACCATCTTCTAAGATGGCTAATTTGAACCTGAAAGAGAAAATAACTCTGAATACAGAATTTCGACCTCCACCATTTGTTCTTAACTTAGGGACGCAGCAATTCCGGAATCAGTCCCCAGACGAAAATAATGATCGCTCCTCACCATCCTCGTCATCCACGTCGTCTTTTCAAGCAGGAAATTTCACTGGTGGTGGAGATAGCATAATTAGTGTTGCTTGA